A DNA window from Aureibacter tunicatorum contains the following coding sequences:
- a CDS encoding radical SAM protein: MKIYLIKASSGSSYSEYKAETGGPPQNIFSAAAAIPEHIELEMCDETIGMKTNFQSEADIVAIFMSTPDAYRAYEIAQKFKAKGKTTILSGLHTKFLPQEASLHADALILGESEGLWENIIQDFQQGTLKSKYQRTSTFDLAELKPYPTNIIPVSKYNWVWSVVVTRGCPMQCEFCLVHDFFDKFTLRPIENIVEEIKELKKLGVEWVELHSDNLTHNKKYALELFKALEPLDMNFYGETTIMIARDQELLKAAQRAGVKTLLFGIETPDEQALKDQKKAFVKPDKIKEYVNIIKSHGIEVVGDFLFGFDAHDKNIFDQTIDFIQEIKVDKAYPHLMIPFPGSETFKKLDKQERILTKDWSKYDGSHAVFQPTNMTPEELEMGTWKVYQAIEKHEKYIKNQSSKIDKSLKNKAETNMLTSKWKTLLAIALLPFALIFEMSNFYFAGLFILWSYQGIKHKSTFFIERIEKNENPVLFWIVSILWIVLSIWSLIYSEPIIDLWYYR, from the coding sequence ATGAAAATTTATTTAATAAAAGCTTCATCCGGTTCTTCATATTCAGAATACAAGGCTGAAACGGGAGGACCTCCACAAAATATCTTTTCAGCGGCAGCGGCCATTCCTGAACATATTGAATTGGAAATGTGCGATGAAACCATTGGAATGAAAACAAATTTCCAATCAGAAGCTGACATTGTCGCAATATTCATGTCCACTCCTGACGCATACAGAGCCTATGAAATTGCTCAAAAATTCAAAGCAAAGGGAAAAACCACTATACTAAGCGGACTTCATACTAAATTTTTACCTCAAGAAGCTTCCCTGCATGCAGATGCACTGATATTAGGCGAAAGCGAAGGTCTATGGGAAAATATCATTCAAGATTTTCAGCAAGGAACACTTAAAAGCAAATATCAAAGAACATCAACTTTCGATTTAGCCGAATTAAAGCCCTACCCTACAAATATCATCCCTGTATCGAAATACAATTGGGTATGGTCAGTAGTGGTTACAAGAGGATGTCCTATGCAATGCGAATTTTGCTTGGTCCACGACTTTTTTGACAAATTTACCCTGAGGCCTATTGAAAATATCGTTGAAGAAATCAAAGAGTTGAAAAAATTAGGCGTTGAATGGGTTGAATTGCATTCCGACAACTTGACTCATAACAAAAAATACGCTCTGGAGCTTTTCAAGGCCCTCGAACCTCTTGATATGAATTTCTACGGAGAGACAACGATTATGATTGCAAGAGATCAAGAACTACTCAAAGCGGCTCAAAGAGCAGGTGTCAAGACACTCCTTTTCGGCATTGAGACCCCGGATGAACAAGCGCTTAAAGATCAAAAAAAGGCTTTTGTCAAGCCAGATAAGATAAAAGAATATGTTAACATAATCAAAAGCCATGGCATTGAAGTCGTTGGAGACTTTCTATTTGGCTTCGACGCTCATGACAAAAATATCTTTGACCAAACCATTGATTTTATTCAAGAAATAAAAGTAGACAAAGCTTACCCTCACTTGATGATTCCCTTCCCTGGCTCGGAAACATTTAAAAAATTAGATAAACAAGAACGCATACTCACGAAAGATTGGTCGAAATATGACGGTTCACACGCTGTCTTTCAACCAACAAATATGACTCCCGAAGAGTTGGAAATGGGAACTTGGAAAGTTTATCAGGCAATAGAAAAACATGAAAAATACATAAAAAACCAGTCCTCAAAGATTGACAAGTCGCTCAAAAATAAAGCAGAAACTAATATGCTGACAAGCAAATGGAAGACTTTACTAGCAATCGCGCTCTTGCCTTTCGCGTTAATCTTTGAAATGAGCAATTTTTATTTCGCTGGCCTTTTTATCCTATGGAGTTATCAAGGCATCAAGCATAAAAGCACTTTTTTTATCGAAAGAATCGAGAAAAATGAAAATCCAGTGCTATTCTGGATCGTCTCCATTCTTTGGATAGTACTTTCTATTTGGAGCCTCATTTACTCCGAACCAATTATAGACCTATGGTATTATCGATAG
- a CDS encoding Crp/Fnr family transcriptional regulator — protein sequence MQKLFQYIGSRCFIGAELREKIETDFTAAKYKKGDKLLSQDQISRKLYFIDKGVLHNYYYHDGKQISSWFYSEEHFVTGWYSFYSQSPSFEEIECLEDCVLYSISYDNYQKLIADSPAFGNFARLLAEESLAFIDYFSKGWSFLSAREKYDLLQTYFPNIENRVKLGLIASFLGISQETLSRIRSQK from the coding sequence ATGCAAAAATTATTTCAATATATAGGCTCAAGATGCTTTATCGGCGCCGAACTCAGAGAAAAAATTGAGACCGATTTCACTGCTGCAAAATACAAGAAAGGGGACAAACTGTTAAGCCAAGATCAAATTTCCCGCAAACTGTATTTCATAGACAAGGGTGTCTTGCATAATTATTATTATCATGACGGCAAGCAAATAAGTTCTTGGTTTTATTCCGAAGAACATTTCGTCACAGGCTGGTACAGCTTCTACAGCCAAAGCCCGAGTTTCGAGGAAATAGAATGCTTGGAAGATTGTGTGCTCTATTCAATCAGCTACGACAATTATCAAAAACTAATTGCAGATTCGCCCGCATTCGGCAATTTCGCCCGTCTGCTTGCAGAAGAAAGTCTAGCTTTCATAGACTATTTTTCAAAAGGCTGGTCTTTTCTTAGCGCTAGAGAAAAATACGATTTATTGCAAACCTATTTTCCTAACATAGAAAATCGAGTTAAACTTGGTCTTATTGCCTCCTTTTTAGGTATTTCGCAAGAAACATTAAGTCGAATAAGGTCTCAAAAATGA